The DNA segment GGCGTACTGCAACGGTTCATCAGCGATGCGGTCCGCGAAGTCCTGCCAGGCGGCCGGATCGGAGACGTCGAGAACGACCGACGTCCCGCCGATCTCCGCCGCCACCGTTTCCGCACCGGGCCCGTTGCGATCGGCGACTATCACCGCGGCACCGGCCGCCGCCAGAAGATGAGCAGCGGCCCGTCCGATCCCGGACGCGCCTCCGGTGACCAAGGCTCGATTTCCCTTCACGGGCCACGATCTTTGCAGGTGGCCGGGCGCGGCTCAGCGCAGGTGCAGCGCGGTCCGGGTCTGCCAGTGCTGGTTGCGTCTTGGTTTTCGTTCGGGGTCCACCCACGCCGGGGGCCGTAGTTCGGGGTGACCGTCCGCCCCGAATTCGGCGTCCCAGCCTTGGTGATGCACGACGTCGTGGTGCCGGTCGCACAACAGCAGGAGATTCGACAGGTCCGTGGCGCCCCCGGCGGACCAGTGGATCCGGTGGTGGGCCTGGCACCACGGCGCGGGACGATCGCAGCCGGTGAACACGCAACCGGAGTCGCGG comes from the Sporichthyaceae bacterium genome and includes:
- a CDS encoding HNH endonuclease signature motif containing protein — its product is RDSGCVFTGCDRPAPWCQAHHRIHWSAGGATDLSNLLLLCDRHHDVVHHQGWDAEFGADGHPELRPPAWVDPERKPRRNQHWQTRTALHLR